CATCACGGTCGTGACTGGCTAAACGTTTGCGTAATCGGCATTTGCATTCAAGTCATCTACTTTGGCGGAACCTATCTTGCACTCAGGGCAGGGCTCTCTGCTGGAGCGCTGGCACTCATCGTCTCCTTGCAGCCCATTCTCGTTGCCGTGATTGCGCCAATCTGGATCAAAGAGCACGTTTCAAGCAAGCAGTGGTGCGGACTCAGTCTAGGCTTTGCCGGTGCGGCTATCGTCATCCTGTCAAAATCGGCCATTGAATCAACACCGTGGCAGGGCATTGCGCTGAGTTGCATTGCCCTGTCCGGCATGACCTTGGGGGTGTTATACGAGAAGAAAACGTCGGCTTCCATGCACCCGATTTCCGCCACACTGATACAGACTAGCGTAGGACTGCTGCTGATAGCACCACTCGCCCTGCTGCTGGAGTCCGGCCATATCGAGTGGCACCGCGACATGCTGTTTTCACTCACCTATCTGGTGATCGGCAACTCGCTTATTGCGATTGGGCTACTCCTCCATCTTGTCCGCCATCGCCCTGCGTCCAGGGTCTCAGCACTGTTTTTCCTGGTTCCGCCCTGCGCTGCCATCGCTGCGGGTGTGCTGCTCGGGGAGTCCATGCCCGGGTTTGCCTGGCTCGGGATCGGGCTTGCTACCGCAGGCGTATGGCTGTCCGTCAATATTCGATAAACCGCAATCGACAATGCCGCCATCCATACCAACACAACAAAAAACCCGCCAGTTGGCGGGTTTCGTTTTGGCATCGCACAGCATCACGACTGCACGCGCAAGTCCTGCAGGCCATCCTCGGCCGGCACATCGATATAGCGGACCAAGCCGGGCAAATCGTCCGGCAGGGCGGTGGTGGTGGCAGCGCCTTCCAGCAGCGCCAGCACCGGCTGCAACACCACGCGGCGCAGCAGGCCCTCGTCAGTACTCAGCGCATCCAGTCGCAGGCTGTAACTCCACTCGTCGCCAAACGGCGATTCGGAATCGTCCCAGCGCAGCAGGCGGCCAGCCTGATTGACCCACGGCTGCCAGCCGGTGGCGGGGAAGCCGACGTAGGCGTCGTAATCGAAGCTGAATTCACAGGTCCAGTGCGCAATATGCAGCACCGGGCCCAGCGGTTCACCCTCCCCGTCCACACCGACACGCGGCACGCCGTCGCCTGCCAGGCTGATCTGGAAATTCAGGAAGGCGACGATAGTGTCCTTGCGCTTTTTCTTTTGCAGCAGCGGCAGGCTGCAGCACAGCGCCTGGCGGGATTCGCCACGCTTTTGCTGTTCGGTCAGCGGCTTGCCTACGGTACACAGCCCGCTGGCCGGCAAGGCCTGCTGCAGTAGTTCAATCAGTGCCTGCTCCAGTTGCTTGGCGTGGCGCCAGGCTTGCTCGGCTTCCCGTGCGGAGGCGTCGGCCTGTGTGTTCTGCATCTTGTCATTCCAGTCTGTTCGGCATGATGGATGCCGGAGTCAAGTGCGGATGATAGCCGGATTTGCCTGCTGCCGTCCGCCGCTTCTCATCAAACCCACCGCATTTTGTGCTGATCACCATAAAAAAACCGGCCCCTGAGGGCCGGTTTGATATTGCAAGACTGAAGGATCAGGCCAGCAGGTGGTTGTTGAGCTCGCGCATGCCGGCAGACAGCATGGCCAGATCCAGCACGCTGAAGGACTGCAGCTCGGCAAACATCTGGTAGCACAGTTCCAGCTCGCCACGACGCTTGGCCAGCCAGGCATCGGCAAAGGCCTTGTCGCCAGTGGCTTCGCTAAGGGCCAGCTTGGCCAGCTTGCAATGCAGGCGGTACAGATCGTCACGCAACGCGGAGCGGGCCAGCGACTGCCAGCGGTTGTCGCGCGGCAGGCCGGTGATGGCGTCACGCAGCCAGTCCAGTTGCAGGGTGCGACCCAGCTGGAAGTAGTTCTGTGCCACTTCGTCCTGCGACAGCTCGCCGCCTTCGCTGATTTCGATGATGTCCATCAGCGGTACGGCAAACTCCAGACGCGCCAGCACGCGGGCCAGTTCCTGCGGCATGTTCGGCAGGCTCAGGCGGGCTTCCAGTTCGGCCACGGCCGGGTACTGTTTGGCATCCACCAGCGCCGGCAGACGTGCCAGCAGTTCCTGTACCTTGCCAGCGTACTGCTCGATCACGGCATTCACCGAAGTGAACGGACGCTTGTTGCGCAGCACCCAGCGGGTAACGCGCTCGATCAGGGTACGCACCAGCACCATCATTTCCATCTGCTGGTCGGCCGGAATCTGGTTATCCAGTGCTTCGATCTGGCCCCACAGGCTTTCCGCATCAAACACGCGGCTGGCAATCCACCAGGCGCGGGCGATGTCGGCCGCGGAGAACGGCGACTCTTCCTGCAGGCGGAACACGAAGGTGGTGCCCATGCGGTTGATGATCTGGTTGGCCAGCTGGTTGGCGATGATTTCGCGCCGCAGCTGATGCTGTTCCATCTGCTTGCCAAAGCGCTGTTGCAGCGGTTTGGGGAAGTAGTTGACCAGCACCGGCAGGAAGTCGGCATCGTCCGGCACATCGGTAGCCAGAATGGCTTGATCCAGCGAGATCTTGCTGTAAGCCAGCAGTACCGCGATTTCCGGCACGGTCAGACCTTGGCGCGCCAGACGGCGTTCGTTGATCTGGGTTTCCGACGGCAGGTATTCGATTTCGCGGTTCAGCTCGCCGGTCTTTTCCATGTGCGAAATCATGCGCGCATGGGTGGACAACATGGAGGCGGCTTCCAGACGCTTGATCGCCAGGATCTGGGTTTGCAGCACGTTGTTGCGCAGTACCAGATGGCCCACTTCGTCGGTCATCTCGGCCAGCAGTTCATTACGCTGCTTCAGCGTCATGTCACCGGCTTGCATTACCGCGCCCAGCAGGATCTTGATGTTGACTTCGTGGTCGGAGCAATCCACACCAGCAGAGTTGTCGATGGC
The sequence above is drawn from the Aquitalea denitrificans genome and encodes:
- a CDS encoding DMT family transporter, giving the protein MPLPSSALRRFSLFMQHRMVLDVAAPMLFLLLWATGFAVVKIGLQHIEPLTFLALRYSCVIAILLPIQLGFRLSIPHHGRDWLNVCVIGICIQVIYFGGTYLALRAGLSAGALALIVSLQPILVAVIAPIWIKEHVSSKQWCGLSLGFAGAAIVILSKSAIESTPWQGIALSCIALSGMTLGVLYEKKTSASMHPISATLIQTSVGLLLIAPLALLLESGHIEWHRDMLFSLTYLVIGNSLIAIGLLLHLVRHRPASRVSALFFLVPPCAAIAAGVLLGESMPGFAWLGIGLATAGVWLSVNIR